GGCGGCTGCGGTGGCTGTGGTGGCTGTGGTGGCGGCTGCGGTGGCTGTGGTGGCGGCTGCGGTGGTGGCTGTGGTGGAAGCTGTACCACCTGCAGATGCTACCGGGTCAACTGCTGTCCCTGCTGCACCGGCTGCTGCGGGTGCTGCTGCACTGTCCCCGTGgtctgctgctgccgccgctccTGTGGCTGCAGTTCCTGtggctgtggctcctgtggctgtggctcctgtggctGTGGCGGTGGGAAGGGCTGTTGCCAGCAGAAGTGCTGTTGCCAGCAGAAGTGCTGTTGCAAGAAGCAATGCTGCTGCTAGGCGGCCGGTGTGTAGGTGATGCTGGGGCCTCTGCTTGCTCCCATCACtaaggctccctccctcccatcagTCTGCCCCCGATGTCTCCCTTGGCTTTATGACACCCGCCTCCTGGTTCTCACTCAGAATTTAAGTAagttttgccatttaaaaaatcatcatgtGGACATTGTATACAATGTCAtccaagaaacaagagagagaacCTCTTGATTACTGAGCTCGGCAACCATAACTTCTACTGTGTtctcttctttatgttttttcctATCTAGACATTAAGTCTTTTTGTATTTACCATAAATATTCTGTCTCTTCTGTGGCCACAGAAGCTTTCCAGATACTCTCCTAAAAATCTCttaataaagtacaaaaataaactctgaacagttgtttttgttttagtcttAGAGTTATTTTCATTAAGCTAACATTAATTATGTTCCTCCGTGGGTTGGGGCTGTCAATACACAAAATAATTATGCCTTGTGTTATTATAATGTAGTCATACACAAATAACCACGAACACAAGGCAGGATAATGAACATGTCTAAAGGCGGGGATGTGGCGTGTTGTGGCAGGGGCAAGTCCACATGGTTGGGCGGGGAATGAGGGTAATGGACTGGAATAGTTTCAAGACATACATGACTTTGGGGGTGTGTTTTAAAGAATTAGTGAAATTTTGACAAGTGGAGATGATTGAGGCAGGATATTTCAAGGAGAAGGCCAAAAAGCAAGGGATGGGAAAGTTCAAGACATATATTGGAGGTTGCAAGCCATGAGTGTAAGCGAAATACGAAGTCTGGGCATAGTTGGAAATAAGCAATCACAAGACCAGGTATACAATTTATAGTGAGAGCAATGGCCGGCATTCACATTGCCCTTAAAAGCCAGCATTCTTCTAAGAACTTGAGTGTTTTGATGGAAGCCATATTACTATGCCCACTGCACAGAAAGAGAGGTTAGGTAATTTGCTTAAAGCACATGGATGTTGCTGGTCGTTTTTGAGAGTTAACTGGTTCGTGGAGAGAGCTGAAGCTGTGTCAGCAATCCTGGGAAAGACAATGAGGACCTAATACAACAGCAAATGGAAACCCAAAGTGTATGTGTGAGTGATAAAACCATAATACAAAACCCACCACTGGAGGACCATGTCTGCAATCACAAAATGGGCAAGATACCAACAGTgattgttatggactgaataatGTCCTCCCTCAACACCATTCATGGGTAGAAACCCTAagcccagtgtgatggtatttggagatgatgTCTTTAGGAGGTAAGTAGGTTTAGATAAAGTCCTGCAGGTGTGAACTCATGATGGGATTAGCGccagcaaaagaaaaggaagagatgccagagttctctctcaatctctctctctctctctctctctgccctgtaaGGGCAttacagcaagaaggtggccatttGCAAGTCAAAATAGAGCTCTCCTGGGAGTCAATTACACTggcaccctgatttcagacttcccattctccagaactctgaggaaataaatctttgttgtttaAGTCATTGAGTCTGTGGTCTTTGGTTATGGCAACCTCAGAAAATACAGTGATGTAATGATACATAGTGACTTCTAGTCTTGTTTCTGAGTGCTTTAAGGTACTGTTCAAGGCAGcctgtttttaaattcatattaaatATGGTCAACATAGGTGAGGAACTGACCATATCTATCCTTTAAGGTCATTTCTCTCACTCTGTAAGGTGAGGGGGTGAAAGGACTTGATAACAATGTAAAAAAGCCATCCAATAAATCATACAGTAAATTCTCTCACAAATCACTCTGATCCTGTTcaccatgtatgtatgtatgtatttatttatttgtggggggggcgcagatggagagagagaatcccaagcaggccttAGCTTGGTGTTCTGAGGAGTGGCACATTTCCTTGATTTGCTAACCTGAAAAGATCTAGACTTGAAAAAATTGTCTTTTTGGTCTTCTTATCGGAACTTGATCTTTCACATTCATTTCTAAGAAGACTATTTGGATTAAGACTGTAGACTAAAAATATGTATGGATGAAAAGACTTAGCACACATTACAGTTTGCTAATAATATTATTAGAATGAGTGGATGCTAGGGgcgcctgattggctcagtgggttaaagccgctgcctttgtctcgggtcatgatctcagggtcctgggatcaagccccgcatcaggctctctgctcagcggggagcctgctttccttcctctctctctgccggcctctctgcctacttgtgatctctgtctgccaaataaataaataaataaatcttaaaaaaaaaaaaaaagaatgagtggatgctaattatatgtatataacctatatgttttatatgtttacaTGTTACTCATTTAACATTGTGTCATATATGTTATCTTACATAggttatacacatttatatatatatacatatcaggTTATGCATGTGTTGTATGTTATACAcaatatttatacacatatatatacacacatatgcactcAGATTATGAATTTGATGACTCAACACGTGAGATTTCTTCACTCACTTGTAAAAGATCACTAGTGATCTGGGATGGTATGTTTTCAGATACAGTTGTTCCTGGGAAGGCTTGCTTCATCTCCTTCCATCTGTTCCTTCTTGATTCTGGGTCCACTGTGGCTCCTGGGACTTTGCCCACGTGTTTACTTTACCCTCTGTGGATTCTATGATCCCAGATATCACAGGTTAGAGCGTTACCATCCAAAAGACCTTTGGTCACTTCAAAGCAGCCAAAGCAAGACACAGGATATTCAGTCTATACTTATGGACAGAATGTCCTGGAATTGTGTTTATTGGCtgtctggggaggaggaaggcgaGCATCAGTGAGAAGGATAGGAGTGTGCTGGGAAGGATCAACAGGTGAATAATGATGTTTGACTTGGCTAGCCTGTCAATGTTGGAAAGGTAAGATTTGGcttatctcaatttttttttttttttttttttttggacctgaCTTCTGGCTCTCTTTGCTGTTAGAGGTTAAATGGCCTGTTTCGTTAATATGCCTGAAGTTAAAACAGAGCCTTACTGACTTGTTTAATCTACGATCGAGGTTCTCTCAACAAGAGAATGTCTTTACACCTTGGCAAGACCCTGAAGTATTAGCATGGTGCCTTAAATATCTCCTACATTTTCAACTGCTTTGagcaattatttctcttttacatttGTCAgactaattaaattaaaatcagatGATATTGAACTCAACCTactatgataaagaaaaatacacttatatttagtttttatatgAGATAAATTTCAAGGGTCACTTACTAAGAAATGTAGTGTAACATACTCAATGactttttaatttacttcttGTAAGGACATCATCAGCCAGGAGTGGCAtactgtgttagtttcctaggactgTGGTAGCAAACCACCAGAGGCTGGATGGCTTAAATCACAGCAAGTTCTTTTCTCAGCCCAAGATCAGAGTTTGGGGAGGTTTGGCTTCTCCTGAGGGCTTTCTCCTTGGCTTGAAGTTGGTTATCTTCTGGCTGGATCCTCACCTGACCTTTTCTCTGTTTGCATCTTTCTTCTTGTAAGGCTAACACCAGTCATTTTGCATTAGAGCCCCACCTGTACGATAAGACCTGACAAGGTCTTATCTCCAAATACCAGAGGACTTGTATCCTTAGAGAAACTCAGCTCAGTGGAACAGACACACAGGAGAATGTCAGGAGGTAATAGCTGCAGAGATTGGAGTTGTGTGGGTGTAAACCAAAGGATGCCAGATTGCCAGAAAACCAGCAGAAGctagaaaaaggcaaggaagggtTCCTCTATGGATTTCAAAGGGAGCAGGCTTCTGGATTtctgacttctgacttccagactatgagataataaatttctgctgttttaagccgCCCAACTTGTGATtccttgttacagcagccctaggaaactaatacaggggTTAAGTACCCTGCATTTAAGAGTAACATATAAAGAATTGctattgatttctttcatttggtCCTATATGTGGTCACTGTGAAGAGCTCTGTCATTAGCACTAATGATTTCTTAGTTGATTGCATTACTATTTCTAGGTATCTTTGTCTTGCTCCTGATAGTAATGGCAATATACCTAAAGCCTCTCCATTAAATATAATGTTCGTTGTAGATTACTGGAACATTTCTACGTTGCTAAggggtactttttaaaaaaaaataaaaagctgtcaAGTTTTATGAGATGTATTTTTCTGTATAAGTTGAAGTAGTCTTAACTTTTCTCCTCAGTCCATCAAAGTTGTGAATTTTATAAGTGAAATGGccctacacattttttttttttttggcatcgtCCCTACCTAGTTTAGAATCAATATTAACACTTGCCTTATAAAATGAGCCAggcagctttctttttaaaaaatatttcatagaacagttttataaataagaaattgagcattttaaagaatttggtAGGATTAACTAAGAAAGGGGTACTTGAAAATGTATGTGTAGttgttgataattttaaaaaatgcaaggttaatttaaaaaagttaaacaaattgATTCCCAGTAGAgggaaagatgaaacaaaacatgAATGAGGGATATTTATATAACCGATATATAACCGAGGGATATAGAACTCACCAACAGTGAGTAGATACAGCAAGACaatgaaattactttaaaaattatttttaaaaagaggaagacacaccttaaaaaaaaagtcagtgctggcatagttaacatacagtgttatattaatttcagttgtgcaatatagtgattcaacagttccatatatCACCCGGTGCTTGTGAAGGGAAGTATACTGTCAGTCTCCTTCACATACTTCCCCTacccctgcctcccttctggTCACCATctgtttgctctctatagttaaaagtctgttttttagtttgtctttcaatttttcccctattcatttgttttatttcttgaatttcacataggagtgaaatcatgtggtacttGTCTCTAACTTATTCTGctcagcattataccctctagctccatcactgttgttgcaaatggcaatatttcattctgttttacaacttagtaatattccattgtacatgcataccatatcttctttatccactcatctactgatggacacatgagctgtttccataatttggcttgtaaataatcctgcagtaaacataggggtgcttgtatccctttgaattagtgtttttggatcctttggataaatacccagtagtgcaattgctggagtAGGATAGTTCTACGTTGaactttctgaggaccctccaacatactcttttccacagtggccgcaccagtttgcattccctccaacagtggcacattcctttttctccacatccttgccaacacttgtttttgtgttgttgattttagccattctgacaggcgcCGGgggtctcattgtggttttgatttgcatttccctgataaagagtgatgttgaacatcttttcatgtatctgttggccctctgtatgtcttctttggagaaatgtctgttcatgaaaGGCACAGCaactttatgattttctttttttcggaaacatatttatttgagagtacaCATAAGTGTGCCTGGGCatgtggagggagagaaagaggatttCCTGCTAAGCATGGGGTTcacatagggctggatcccacaaccctgagatcatgacctgagccgaaaccaagagtcagacacttaaccaaatgagccacccaggcgtccctatgatTGCCTTTTTGGGCCCAAGAAGGCATCAGCTGGTCGAGCTTTTGAAAGGAGGTCATAGTCTAGTGTCCCTCCCTGCAAGTTATCTTCTGAACACACTTCTTGTGTGTGCACTTAACACACTATGGGTAAAATGTTACATGGGTCTCATAGcatttctctgcctgactttggTTGGGAAGATGCTTACATCAACTTTTCTGCACACTCCAGTGAGGAGTCCGACTGCGTAATGTCTGTATTTCCATATTAGTTTTTCTTCTTAGTGTGTCTCACATAGCTCCAATGCTCCCTTTCATCATGTTTCAACTCTTTATCTTTCTGAGTGTTCTTTTTATAAGCCATCTCAAGTCCTTTGTGAAATCAAGTGGAATATGAATAAGCAAGCACTTCAGTCAAGGAAAATGTTGGTAGCTACTTGCCTTTGCTGGAGCTTCCCAGAATTCAGCTTCTCTGATTGGTTCCTATTGGTCTATCCTgagcagttttctttcttctaacatATGCATAGGAAAAATGCATATGTTATGAAAACCCATTCTTTATGTGCATTTCCCCTCTTCTTCCATCTACCTTATTTTGATGCACAGTGAAAAATGGACCCAATAATTCCTCCAAACACTAAATTGGGCATAATGCCAAAGAGAGGCAGGTAAGATTGGAAAAGAGGAACTTCACCTGTACCACGATAAATTACCTTTTGTCTTGTTCAGAGAGGTAGATTTTAGTAGTCTTATCTTGTGGAAATTCAGATGTCATTATTTTCAATGATCTatgtaaattcttctttaaagtagacatcttttttcatatttttaaaattgtttttctctcatcCCACTTAGCCATCTCTCAAGGCCATATTTGCTAACAAAGACTTTTGAATAGCGTCCAttcaaatggaagagaaaaatggttTGACCAAAGGCCCTCAAGACATGCACACAGGACCACCTCTTGTCCTAATATCTGATTGGAGGTGTAGCCATCTGTCTCTGTGTCATCTCATGCTGTGACTGGTCTCAAAAACCCAAACTACAACTCCataatatgttttcattcttgttttacaGAGACTGCTTTTGGAGATATCAAATCCaaatttgagatttatttatttatttatttaggtttttatttgttttgagagagagagagagagagcacaagtagggagaaaggcagagagagaagcaggctcctcattgagcagggggcccgatgtggggcttgatcccagaacactgagatcatgacctgagctgaaagcagttaacaactgagccacccaggtgcccctgaatttgaGATTTCTTATTAAGATGTCATGATGTCCTTTTTCTGAATGAAACTCACTCTTGACTTcactccttcttttctttccttgtcattccttcattttcatttcaacacttgaaaaaaatcatatatatgtatatacatatatatgaaatgtatgtatatatttgaaatatatgtatatatgaaatataggtgtatatatgagatatatgtatgtatataggtatatatatatatgaaataaagtggcacacaactaataaatgaatacagtgtttagaaaaatatatttttttttctttaattttgtcccAGATACAAATAACTTTtctggtagctttttttttttttttcagtacataTAAAcaactttcctttttatttttctatacatcCAAATGAAAGATTGCAATAAAAATCCAGTGGGAGTACATGATAGGGCCATTTTTATGTCATTATGTTCTGGCATTATCTGGGAAAGTAATTTAAAGCATTTCATTAGATAAATGCCTTAATGAGATTACAAATGGTTTGGAAGGGTGATACTTTACCTTAAAAAATCAGTATAAGGATATTGAAATAGAATTATCATGATAATGCAAGTTACCTTCACTTGAAAAAACAAATGCTCCTCCCTGTCAAGAAAAtgtaattcttctttcttttttttttttaattttttatttcttttcaacgtaacagtattcattgtttttgcaccacacccagtgctccatgcaatacgtgccctctccaatacccaccacctggttcccccaacctcccaccccccgccccttcaaaaccctcagattgtttttcagagtccatagtctctcatggttcacctccccttccaatttccctcaactcccttctcctctccatctctgcttgtcctccatgctatttgttatgctccacaaataagtgaaaccatatgaaattgactctctctgcttgacttatttcactcagcataatctcttccagtcccatccatgttgctacaaaagttgggtattcatcctttctgatggaggcataatactccatagtgtgtatggaccacatcttccttatccattcgtccgttgaagggcatcttggttctttccacaatgaaaaataaagcttcaTTAGTTTTCAAAAATAGCTTGTTATGTGTATACCTTCACAATCACACTGTCACAGCATATTCTGCATTCAAGGACAACTCTCTTTTCATTGGACATTTTTTGGTTAAGACTCGAATCACGACAACCTTCTTTGACATGTTTAGGAGTCACTGAGCACTAATTCCATCTTTCAGTCTACACTTTACAAAGGAGGACACTTAGCACATCCCATAACCAAAAGCTTTCTGCAGGCTCAGATATCGGTGCCTCCGTCTGCTTAGATGTGAGCAGAGGTGCTGTGTTTACTGGTGGTGccagcttatttatttatttacttattaatttttatagattttatttatttattagagacacagtgagagagggaacacaagcagggggagtgggagagggagaagcaggcttcctgctgagcagggagccctgatgctgggcttgatccctgtaccctaaggtcatgacatgagctgaaggcagatgcttaatgactgagccacccaggcgcccctgatggtGCTAATTTATGAGGAACAGTTGTCTGAAGCCCAGGAGCGGGTCTTGAAGGATTAACTTGAAGCAATAGGTGAGGAAGATCAAGGTTGATGTTGGAGTCTTCATTCCTGTTCTTCTTCTGTCTTAGGTCAGTGATGGTGATGGGGAGGGCTCGTGTTTTCAACTGTCTTCAGTGACTCatgtgttccctttctttctcaaaacCTCCTCTCAGGAAATATTTGATAACATAAGTCACTTCTTAAAGGTTGAAGGTGACTAGTCCCAagcaaaatttcatttaattttaactgGGAACCGTGTGCCTTTGCAGGACTGTCAACTGTGATTACTAGTTGGGACTGAAGCGCTTTTGTGATGTTCTGCACAAGTTCTGGTCTCGAGAGGAAAGATGCCTGCATAGATAGCACACAGAATGTTAATCcacttaaataataattatgcaaaataagAGTTAACGGTGTACTAGATAATCATCTAACATTTCTGTGCTGACCCTTTGGCACATAGCTCAAGAAAGTTGAGTGCATCCAGATTCAGAGAAGGACAAAGTTTACTAATGGCTGTAATGCACCTTTATGGCCATTTCTCTAGGTTCTGTTTTTCTAGCAGGGAAAATGGTGTCTTCAACATTTAACACTGAGAGCTACTGTTCTTCGTCTTCAGAAGAGCATGAGCTGTTTTGTTAGGGGTGGGCACTTTAAAGCAAACAGTGATAACCACTGTAGAAgatctcttgttttctttcttcttttttttttatagggaAAATTACTAAAGTGGAATCATGATGTATTTAGGTGTGTGCAACATACCTTATAAAAAAGATAGCAtgtggtggtgcctgggtggctcagtgggttaagtggctgccgtTGAGAttatggtctcaggatcctgggatcaagcccctcctcaccccccatagggctccctgctcagaggagggtctgcttctccttatccctctgtccctgtttgtgtgttcctgtctttttctctgtcaaataattaaataaaatctttttttttttttttaaagagaaagagcatgtgttaCACAGATACACGTTATTCATAGATCAATATGcatgccctcccctccacctttcAGGTTTCGAGTGTGTCTTCCAGTTCTCAGAGTGGAAAGCTGAAAGAAGGCCAGAAAGACAAAATGAATTTATCTttggaggacagaggaaggattaagtaaggaaagaaaatgggtaaGTCCCTGCAAGAAGAAAGCCAAGGCTGAGTTCTTTGGGAATTCATGGGTCATCTTCAGAAGGTAAGGAGAGGAGAAGGTGGGCCATGCTGCGATGCAGAGGCTCTTGAGAGACTGGAGGGTAAAAATGTTTGGGATGTTTTTCCCTGACTTCTACAGTTTGCTTCCTACTTTTGAACTCTGCTAAGAGATTGCAGTGAATAGtcatatcttattttttcctgGATAACTTGACTCTGCTAAGACAGACCACAGGGCAATGCAGCCTCACAGAGAAAGTACACATCTATCTGTCTACCACTCTGTCTAAACCggtgttgattttatatcatgaAAATAAATCATGGTAATGGAGAAATGTCCAGCAATGgacaaagtaaaaagcaaaagtcCACTGTGAAGTTTGTCACTTAAATATAATCACCTTTACATTCGGTAGCtacactcagatttttttttgtctacatATATACTAACATACAGTTAGTATTTGCAAAACAAGACTAAGTTCTATCTATACACCTCAGTGCAACTTTCCTTTTTCACTTGTTAAGACTGCATGCCATCTCTCTGGCCTCTCCATATCttttagaaattcttaaaaagttttcCATCTCATAGATTTACTgcaattgtttttaaaactttgtcaCCATTATGGGGTATTTAGGTTGTGTCCAGTTTTTTGATACTGTCAATAGTGCTGCATTGAGAATCCTTGACCATATGGACATACAGATTCTACCATAAACGACccttcaaaaaatgtaaaaggttcttataatcctttgtatttcaaTGTTATCAGCTGTAATatctcctctttaatttctggttttacttatttgagtc
Above is a genomic segment from Lutra lutra chromosome 3, mLutLut1.2, whole genome shotgun sequence containing:
- the LOC125095523 gene encoding antifreeze protein Maxi-like, which gives rise to MAATTATTTSVATAPHRVRREDSGGSREEENLGVLTLLTRWGAVAVEVVVAAVAVVAAAVAVVAVVAAAVAVVAAAVVAVVEAVPPADATGSTAVPAAPAAAGAAALSPWSAAAAAPVAAVPVAVAPVAVAPVAVAVGRAVASRSAVASRSAVARSNAAARRPVCR